From the Esox lucius isolate fEsoLuc1 chromosome 21, fEsoLuc1.pri, whole genome shotgun sequence genome, one window contains:
- the LOC105019459 gene encoding zinc-binding protein A33-like, producing the protein MAYSPSHMSEEQFLCSICLEMFTDPVTTLCGHNFCKACISKYLDTIEQYQCPMCKEIFEERPKLMINTTLREVVDHFKRIIVRDRDDFHAGPGEVTCDVCTGRKHKALKSCLDCLTSYCKTHLQPHQIAPALKRHKLIYPVENLEDRICKTHKRPLELFCKTDQMCVCLFCTETVHNGHQTASLSQVFGERKAELGRTKNLVQQMIKKHVQKVKEVKHFIEVSKRDSELELANSNQVFTVLIQYVQRTQAAVEQMIGEKQRAVQIQAEGHVKELEQEITELQKKCSEMEQLTQIKDKLLLLQSSPSLGLPTSTKTGSVLSLTWERSTKNLNKDIGQLDKTVKGALSKLKEKWINVLERSEGDELKRMQQYAVDVTLDPDTAHPLIIVSGCGRIVRTGYFEQNHFYNQKRFTSRVAVLAKEGYSSGRFYYEVLVKGKTGWNVGVAKESIKRSGSVLYPKDGVWSVWLSFQTDYEACTEPHTTLSLKSKPEKLGVFVDYEGGQVSFYDVDTRSHIFSFTGCKFTEKLYPYLNPFDDYDGSNSAPMIMTPVNLTP; encoded by the coding sequence ATGGCATATTCTCCCAGTCACATGTCTGAAGAGCAGTTCCTGTGTTCTATCTGTCTGGAAATGTTCACTGATCCGGTCACCACCCTATGTGGACACAACTTCTGCAAGGCCTGTATCAGCAAATACTTGGATACCATTGAACAGTACCAGTGTCCAATGTGTAAGGAAATATTTGAGGAAAGACCTAAGCTCATGATCAACACAACACTAAGAGAGGTTGTAGATCATTTCAAGAGGATCAtagtcagagacagagatgactTTCATGCCGGGCCTGGAGAAGTTACCTGTGATGTCTGCACTGGGAGGAAGCACAAGGCCTTGAAGTCATGCCTGGATTGTCTTACCTCTTACTGTAAGACTCATCTGCAGCCTCATCAGATAGCCCCAGCACTGAAGAGACACAAACTGATCTACCCGGTTGAAAACCTGGAAGACAGGATATGCAAAACCCACAAGAGGCCTTTGGAGCTGTTCTGTAAGACTgaccagatgtgtgtgtgtctgttctgcaCTGAAACGGTCCACAATGGTCATCAAACTGCCTCGCTAAGTCAAGTGTTTGGTGAGAGGAAAGCTGAGCTGGGGAGGACAAAAAATCTAGTTCAGCAGATGATCAAGAAGCACGTTCAGAAGGTGaaagaggtcaaacattttatagaGGTTAGCAAGAGAGATTCCGAGCTTGAGCTTGCCAACAGCAATCAGGTTTTCACTGTTCTAATACAATATGTCCAGAGAACCCAGGCTGCGGTGGAACAGATGAttggagagaagcagagagcaGTACAGATTCAGGCAGAGGGACACGTTAAAGAGCTGGAGCAAGAAATAACAGAGCTACAGAAGAAATGCTCTGAGATGGAGCAACTCACACAAATTAAGGATAAGCTCCTCCTCCTTCAGAGCTCTCCGTCCCTGGGCCTCCCTACATCCACTAAGACTGGGTCCGTTCTCAGTCTAACATGGGAGCGGAGTACAAAAAACCTTAACAAAGACATAGGTCAACTGGATAAGACTGTGAAAGGAGCCCTCTCTAAGCTTAAGGAAAAATGGATAAATGTATTGGAGAGGTCAGAGGGCGATGAGCTGAAGAGAATGCAACAGTACGCTGTGGATGTCACTCTGGATCCTGACACGGCGCATCCTCTTATCATTGTGTCTGGCTGTGGAAGAATTGTGAGAACAGGTTATTTTGAACAGAACCACTTCTACAACCAAAAGAGGTTTACAAGTCGTGTAGCTGTTCTGGCAAAGGAGGGCTACTCCTCAGGGAGATTCTATTATGAGGTACTGGTGAAGGGGAAGACTGGTTGGAATGTAGGAGTGGCAAAAGAATCCATCAAGAGGAGCGGGAGTGTGCTTTACCCAAAGGACGGGGTCTGGAGTGTGTGGCTGTCTTTTCAAACTGACTATGAGGCCTGTACAGAACCCCATACCACTCTGTCACTAAAGAGCAAGCCAGAGAAGTTGGGGGTGTTTGTGGATTATGAGGGTGGTCAGGTCTCCTTCTACGATGTGGACACCAGGTctcatattttttctttcaccgGATGCAAGTTCACAGAGAAGCTGTATCCATACTTAAACCCATTCGATGACTATGATGGTTCAAACTCAGCCCCAATGATCATGACCCCTGTCAATCTAACACCCTAA